ACTAAATGTGCTATGAGCTGCATCAGTCCAGGAATTCGTATACATGAAGCCTCAGGAACGGTTCTCTTAACATCATATTCGATAACCaacttaaaaacaaataaaacagaGACATCTAATTAAGGGTTTTGCTACTAGAGCCTGCTAACTCACATTACTAAAATCAGAAACCCTTCACCGTCTGATTAAGCACCTCAGCTTTGTATACCATCTATCGTTACTCTTTTTTAAATGTGGCCTGATGGAGCTCGAGGTTTCCCTTTCATTGAGTTTAAGTGTTGAGTGACGAAAAAAACCCCCATCACAACTATTAGGCAGCCAACAAGTGTGCTAAAAAAGAGCGCCCCCGGTTGCCTCGTTTGAACAAACCCGTACACCCCATTAGAAGTCACAACAATCAGATCGGTTAACCCATCATTTGAAAAATCCGCATCAACCAAGGCGTGAGTTGGTGGTGCAGGAAGGTCAATAGACGTCAGTTGACTTCCACCAGCCGAAATCACTACAGCCTCTTGATCACCTGCTGCTAAGATAAGATGCTGATTATCATGCATTCGTAAATTAAACGGTTTCAAACTGGGGATCACATAACCGGCATCCATCATCCCTGCTGGTGACGGGAGGTTTGACCATGTTGCGCCAGTCAACAGCTGCCACTGCCAGACCGCTTCATGTCCATGCAAACCAGGTGAATATGCTGTAACCTACCACACGTGATCTTACCCCTTTAGTTTCCAATAGTTTATTAAAAGAATAATAACAAAAACTAGAATACTTAATAATTTATACAAAATTATACCTCCCCACGGTTTGTTAAAAACACAATGTCTCCATGGCTACCCTTTCGATGTTTATGGCCATCGTTTGTTGGGATGAGGATCGGTGTTGCTACCTCAAGTGAACTTACATCTACAGCTCTACCGAAGGTTCTAGAGTATTCTCCATGCGGGATAAAGTTGAAATGAGAGCGATGACATATCGAAACATTAAAAAGCTGTTCTCGTACTGGTACACCAGATGTTGCAACAGCCCAACAAGGTTTTAACACCTCCATTGATCCACTAACAACTGTTTGTTCAGCACCATTCCCCCCAACAGCCTGCAcacatattaatatattattaatataaccCTACATTATATTAATGAGCCACAAAAAGAAAACCTCGAAGCTGCAAACCTGGACGTGATCAAGAACTCCATCTCCATTAATATCAGCATGCAGGCCACCCTCTTGAAGGTGAAGCTAGAAAGATTAAAGTAGTACCAGAATAAATGTTTTGTGCAATAAGCCAATAAGTTGCTTATTTTGGTTAATTTTAAAGGTGTCATGTTACCTTGCATAATGTGCGACCGGATGCCAAATGCAAAACCTCAATCCCTTCCTTTGCATGAGCCACAACAACATTAGGTACCCACCAGAGCTGTGTGTAATTTGTAATTGTGGGAACATACGGGGATGCCTGAAAGCAATCATGAAGTTCCATCAGTAACATGTGAAAATAACGCTAAATTCATAGTCCAATTTTAAGGCATGTAGTGAAACTTATTACAATATTGGATTGTTAAATACACATCTACAATAATTTACCTTCTTAGTCTTGGCTGAATTAGCAAAATTTGCAGCTTTTCCAATTAAATTTGAAATCTTTTTTGTTGAGTCCTTCCCTGGAGGATGGTTTTCCTCTGGCTTGTGGAAAGGGTAATTTGAAGTTTTTCCAGGTGTTCTCTTCACTGACTTCCTTTTGTGCCGCCTAAAGTGGGCCAGCTTCAACATCGTATCCTCCCGTCTATCCTGATGGAGACAAAACTTGTCAGacaatttaaaagaaaaaaattgaaaaacaaacgCCGTGGACCCACCCAGTGATGTGGCATAGTTCCGAGAATTGATTCTCTAAACTCCCTGCATTCAAACTACAGACGAAAAATGTTCAGCAGCAACACCATCAGAATTTTTATTATGATATAAAAATCATGTTGTGTTTTGAGTACCTCTCCTGGTTGGCGCCTATCGAGAGCATGGACATCAAGCTTATAATTATGTTGTGGGATTAGTGGAGATTCATCTGATGAAGTTGCTTCAATGTTCTATTATTTAAGAATAATAGCTGTAAGTAAATGAATAAAACAGAGACAAGATCCCATTTCAACCGTATGCTATAAACTAATGACCAAAATAAAATAAACAGAAATCTCGTATAACCTCATTCTTTCTACTCCAGCGAAGGGTACCAGTTCGCCCCGCAAAAGCATAAAATGCAAAATGGCGTAAGTCCACAGCACTCGAAGCATCTGCAGACTGAATGCAAATAAATCCTTACACTTAGTTGCTATAAGAAACATATTTGattaaacaaaattgatacagaAATTTAATTTGCAATTGCTTACTTCTTTTTCACTTGCACTTCTTCTATGCTGATCGGCACTTTCTTCAGCCATTTTAATTTCTTCAAAAGGATCGAGGTGCATCTGAAACAATGCAATTAGTTCTAAGGTTCACCATTTAACATTGTATAATGTATATGTGTAGAAAAAGACATACATGTGGCTGCATTTCCATTCGTCCTCCAACAATTACAAGGCCAGCATCTCCGTGTTTTAACGTATAATTACTTACAGAGATAGATATCTCCCTATGGTGAGCATTATGTGGAAAATCCTCCTAAAATAGAAAAGAAAAACAGACCAAGTGAAACACGGTGTATATTTTACCAATTTGATCAAATAAACCGAGACTCCAAACTGTCTTTCATGCTCTCACCTGAACGTTTGTCTCCCATAGTTTTTTGAGGTTGTGATCAAAACACATAATGGACCAACCTGATGTCACAACAACCAAGACCTGTTTTTGTACTTGACCACGTTTGAAAGTTCGGTCAACCACCCCTGTTGCCATGGCCACTGCCCGTCTGCCCGAAGCTACCCGGATCTTATCAGGTAACAGGCTCACCTCTGCAAGAACACGGGCCTCACTAAACCCTTCATCCACACGCCTAGTGTGAGGCTCCAAAACCTACATCAGTTTGAAAAAAGTACAAGATGTCACAAAATTGTAATTTTGCTCCATTACTGATATCCAGCGGGCATTTTGAAGCATTATTCTACAAGCGCAATTCAGTGTTTTGGCTTGAAAGCTTGCCAAGCAAGAACTGTCAATACAGAAACTTAAGGACAGGGCATTGCCAGAGTTCCAACTAACAAtgtatttctttagcatacttATAAACTTACACCAAACAATGGACTCATTGGCATTAATCTTGGAATAGGATGTGTAATACAGAAGGGAAATCAAGTGTGAGAAGAGAAAACAGTGAGAAGAGAAAACAGTGAAAAAAGAAAGATGATGTTTATCTTTGCAAAAGGTAACCCATGAACCAAATGTGGGATTCAAACTCATAACCCCTAAATGTTATCACAAGAAAGCCCCCAACACTAGGATAATTATACTAATATAAAACTTTACCTCATGGGTACCAATGGAACCATATACTAGATAATATGTAACAGGTATCAACACAAAAGCCCTTTCCATGTAATCTGTGGCCAACACATTCCTCGATCACTCTTATTTACCCGTCACTGATGGATGTTTTAGTATTTAACAACAAAAGCTCCATGAACACATAAATACAAATTCCAAATATGACATAAAGTTAAGTTAACAAAAGGTTACAAGCAAACAGAACACTAATATCTTTGGAATAAATCAAAGGGTATAAAAAGGTAAAGATTGAAAAGTATGTAGCTGTTCTTATGCAAACAAAAGCGATAGGAGACCAACAAGAGTACCAGTTAAGGTGATGATACATACAACAAAATAACAGTGCCCTTCAAACACACCCTTGACCCTAGAGGAGATTCTATAGCAAATAAAACCCTAAACTTATGTTTAATTTTGGAATCTGAACATAATACCAATTAATTCCAAATTAGAACTACAGGTGCCCTAGGTTTCCCAAACACAGCTAAATATGCCAAAAATAAAACCCTAAATACCTGAATTTTAGCGTCATGAGTAGCCACAAGAACCTCTTTCTTGCCATCGCCATTAAGATCGGAAACAATAGGTGGAGGAAGACGTTCGCCTTCGTATTTGATGGGATATTCGTCTGATAAATGGTACCATGCCTCCTTAAACGAAAAATCGCCTTCGTGCTAATTAACTCAAATAACAGATTAGTTAGATTAAGTGATGATGTAATTTCTATAAAAATAAAGAAGTGTGAATGATTAACCTGAAGGGAGAAGAAAATGGCGAAAGCGGCCAGCATAAGGATTGCTAAATCTCGCTTCCTCATGTTGATGCTGATGCGATTGTATGCTAATTTTTCTTAATTTAATCGATCGATTTGTGAAAAATTAAAGGGAGGCAACGATCATTGGGGGTGGGGAGTGGACGACGGTTTCGAGCGTGCTACTGGCGGTGTAGCTAAGACCGGTGGCTCTGCCTCAAAACAATTATTTTGTCAATTGCCTCAAAATAATATTTGCATGAATAACCCTTAGGCTTACGTTATTATTGCAAAATACACTGCAAAGTTTCAATTAACGCCTAGCtggcggtatgcgcatataatatatatatacgtgtGGGTGTTTGGGTGGCAAAAGtaaaagtgcactaattttaaagttatttactaatttcgtgaaaataacgttaaaagaggggatggttaatcatacatcatgtggtggcgttgatagctgaaaaaCAAGatagtacatgcactaatcggcctttgtcttaattgctgagtattatgtgccttatgtctaaggcttgatgcaaaactactatcgagtcgggggtctcactggaagcagcctctctattcctaacgggtagaggtaaggttgtctacatcttaccctcctaagatcctaccttagctttgctattggtaggatttactaagtatgatgacGATGACTGTGAATTGTCAATTAAGATTTGAGAGTTACCACCATAACCAAAAAAAAAGAGTGGTTAAAGAGTGGGCCGGGTTACCTTTAGCTCGACCCGAAGTTAAGCACACCCACTCGAGTTGATTTGTTTATTCTTAGAGAGCACGAGGCGTATGTGGGTAACGTAATTCAGGCAGTGTACCTGAATCGTGAACGAGGGGTCAAAGGCCGTCACCCACTCAGGTAATCTAAATCGGGTAGTTGTTTCGGGTGATAGAAACTGATTAGGGCAGGAGAGAGTAGCGTGTAGAGAGGGAGTAATGTGTAAGGGTGGGGGCCAATAGTTTAGGGTAGCGTTATGACCTATTAAGGTGTTTTAGGGTAGTTAGGCCTTTAGGGTAAAAGTGAGGTAGCAAGACGAGATTGATGGAATACGGAGTCTCTCATTAAGACTGAGGGGAGTGGGGCGACTCCTCCCTTTGAGATGCCCCAAGATGCCTCAAACACCGCGCCCCTTAGGCAACTTCCATAGCAACTTCATCTTAGGTGTCTTGCAGAGGATGCCATCCTCCTTTTTCATCCAAGCTAatatttagggtgtgttcccgagttaaaaaTCCCTCCCCCCCCccttccctcccctccccctgttaagtggATATCTGGAACACAGCATTAAGCTACATATTAGCTCGTAAAAAACTTCAACCCGATATTTCAAGTTAAATTAATATGTGGGTGGTTTTATGGACcttattatatatactaaatgGAATTAACTTATCAACATTAAATTTTAGACTTAACTTATATGATCCAAATAAGGGATATCCAATTTCAAGCAAACATATTTGGATCTTTTATGACGCTTTTTAGACATTGAACCTTTTTGGTTCTTTTTAAGGCTTTTTAAACATCACTATGCACCAAAAGGTCCATAACTAAAGATACCTACAGAACTTGCACTACAAGACTTCTTTTGGTCCTCACAATTTTGACTTTGGATTGTTTCTTTTTATACTATACTATTCAAAAGTTGGTTGTTTGATCACAAATCCAGTATTTTATATGTTTTCAGTATAAAATTTAGAGTAATCTGTCATTTTCATTTCGTCACTTTcatttataaactgtttttttttccTCGAATCTGAATCCATATGGTTTCAAAGTCTTGTCGTTTTCATCTAATTCGTTAACCTCATCCATTTTGTAGCGTCAAATGAAGGGTATTTCTGTCATTAATATAACTTTGCATTTCATTTTTACATCATAATCAAGAATATATTGTCTTCAAGGAATCAATGGTTAAGTTATGTGCATCAACCAAGTAGTTGATgaacaagtgtgtgtgtgtttgttgttGAAACATGTTTATCGGTACAATTTAAGGTAACACACGATTTATAGAATAAATAACAAAATGCTAAATAACCTTTCACTAAATTAACTTCTGCATTTAGGAAATAAACCAACAAACTAAAAAACTATCAATACTATAAGAACATTAGTAGCTAATGAAATATGAAAATCATCTAACCAAAactaatcaacaatcaaaactCAAAAGATATTCATTAGGCCGTTCATGCGTTGGAGCTAGTCTCTTCTTTAGGAAACCAGTAACGATTATAGAACCAAATAGAATCTCCGGCTATAGGCACATTGTCTTGATTACGATGCCAACTGTAAAACGCGTGTGTTCTATTCTTTATCTGGAGTAACGCATGCCCAAAGCTCGCTTCTCTGAAAGCCGAGTAACTTGGTTGATGTTCTATGAAACTGCAAATTCAAAAATCATTTCAAAATGTGCAATTTACACTATATAAGTGTGTTTCGTAGTATTTGTTGTGAAACACTTTTATTACAAAATGATAATAGAACAATAGGATAATTACCTATCAGCAATACCCTCTATGTTCCCACCATCACCTACAGTGAGATAAACTGGAGCTGAAGGATCTTTCACTGGGCTACTTATTCCTTCAGTTATGTTATATTGAATGTTTGATACTCTCTCCTACGTGCATATATATAAAATCATAATTAACTAATACGTAACGGTAAACAGTAACagtaacaacaataataacaataaataataatgaCATACCGAACGTTCGTATGAATGAACATGACCGGCAaagacaagatcaactttgtacTTAACAAACCATGGCTCAAAGACAACTCTCATGGTTTCTCCTTCCATGAAATGGTAGTTGTTACTGTTGTACATTGGTGAATGCATCAGAACAATCAACCACGGGGTTTCAGTCCGGTTAACTTTTGGAAGTTCGTCTTTCAACCATCGATATTGAGGAGTGTATATCGCTAACAGAGACATTAATCATGTTAGATAAAGTTAAAACTATATTTAATTTTTGTAACTAAGTTGGTTTGATACGTACAGAAGGCCGAGTAAGATGAAAGCACGATGATGTGTGTTGAGGCACGCTTAATCGAGTACCACAGTGGCGATGTACTTCCAGAAGCTCGGAAAGGTACGTGGTATCTGTGCTTGTATGGCTTGAAAAGAGTGTGTTCTCCCTACAAAATGAAATATGTGATTTATTAGTAGTTATACTTAttatatttaattaataataCATAATATGTTATGTGGTTTTCATTATTCTCAGGTTTCACACATATTAATATTAGTCTTACAATTTCAGGAGCAAGGTCCAATTCATGATTTCCAGGGACATATATCCATGGCTCGTAAGCGCTACTCTTCTCAATGAAGCGCCCGAATGTATCCCACTTCTCGTTATCatggaatggatgaacatcagCATACGAAAAGTCACCAAGGAACAACATAGTTTGACCTTTCCCGCAAGCCAAGTAATGCTCCAAGGTTTGATTTGATGCTTGTGTTTGTCCCAAATCACCTAACACATTAACCATAATACCAAGAATTAATTTGTTAGCTAATCATTCATTTGCCATGTACTTTGTGTTATATGGGCCCGAATGTGTACCAATTATCCCGAACGTGTACGGAACATCAGGGCCTACTTCTGGAGGAGTTGTAAACCAAAATTTTCGTGTGCCGTTGCCATtgccaagctcatatatgtactTTGTGTTGTACTGTGTGTATTCACAAACcaataaataaaattaattaaaagaaTAAATTAATGGTTTAGGAACACTTCAATCCAACTTGGTCTAGTATCTAAAATCATAAACATGTGAGTATTGAACCAAAGATGGAAATAAAGTAAACAAAACCaaccatttttttttatttatccaacgtatacactactagaaaattgaCTTTCAACGATAGAAAAATCATCACCGGATATATCCATCATTGGATAAAACCACAACAAAAAATGCATTTAGTAATATATGTTGGTAATTAAGTCAGTCACCCCCCAAAAATTATACTTATAAAAAAacaatgggtttagtttagctaGGGTACCTTTAATCTCTTGATTGTAGCATGATGAATGTAGGCAGAAGAATAGTTATAGTATCGGTAAGTAGTGGTTATTGCGTGAGCACGGTTACGCTTGATACCGCCATTTGTCTCGACGCTCTTTTTCTCATTGGCTTCCCAGTAAGTGACGAATTTGGGTTGATCCTCCAACGGAGTCACCCATGAAACGATCATACTCCTCCCAATGTAATCACCTTGTGTTATATGAACCTATATAAATAAGTACATGCATGTTAATATTTTCTTTGAAAGTTATAAAAATGCAACAATATTTGATACagaaataataattattaattaaccTGTTCAGGAGCATTGTAACCAGAAGGTGGTGGGAAATCTTCCTTAGGAATCTCAAGGGATGGTAAGGCTTCTCTAACGTAGCTGCTTGTTCTACCTGCTTCACTTACTCCGTTTAGTAAAAGAAATGATAATAATGTTACGAGACACCACATGATGATGATTTTAAGATTAATGATGACAGATTTTGGTAGCAGTAATTTGAATTTATAAGGGTGTGGGGTAGTCCTAAAAAAGCTGATTCGGTTGGAATATTATTAAAATATGCTTCTGTTAAGATCCGTTGGATTCTCCGTGATATTACATTTGAACGATAAACAGGGGAAATAAAATCAGACCACCCCTGCCTGCCCAATTTTAACTGGAAAACTCTTAGCTTCTGTTATTGGAAATCTGATTAATTAATGAAAATCTGAGTAAATAATTTACATACTGAACTTAAACATGATGATATCCACTCAAAATTTATTGATTTTCTTAATGCCTAATTTAACGGAAATTTGAGTACTTGACTTCGTAAATTTCTATTGTCACTAAATTTAAGTAGTGAAACATAATAAACACTTGCAGTTTATTAGTTTATTATGCGTAGTTCCCGTATGAGAGATAGGAGGTCTATTCCACATTTTATATAACCAGTTTATGTAGGGGCGATTCAATCTATTCGATCTAGTGCCCAAGTCAGATTCTAAAATTTAGgtcttttttgtaaaaaaaatggttAGGATTCAAACACAAAGGAAAATGATAGCACACAATTTTATTTGCGGTTTctaaaaacacataatcacatatatTTGAACTGCTGTGAGTCTTAGTTAAAAGAAAACATTTCCAACTATTTTGACTCTCCGTActtataaaagcattaaaattaaaCGAAGTTAAACCTTAAATCACCTATTTTTATTGGCCACACAACCTCATGGATGACATTTTAAAGCATCTATCTTATAACTAAAcatgggtggagatacaataggaagtttatttggctaggaaggatatgaagtgatcttgaccatccattaagttaatcaagggctaaaattaaatcagggaaattaaaaggaagaaaagaggcgcgtgagtttgttcaagggcattctagtcaatccaagctaatagtttctctctcctccaattccccccattttttaaacgttaataactctttcatacgacattatttttttataaaaattgcaccaaaaaaacgagcgtttttttatctttaaaacgagtatactattgctatatttaaaaaaaaattcaacccacttgcgtaaaacgcaatagaaaaaccacgtaaaacgcaatgaaaaaaaacctaaaaaatgacatttttctaaaacgcaatgcacaaaaaacacaaagaaatgacttattttaaaacgcaatggccagaaaacacatagaaatgtcttatttgtaaaacgcaatggcctgaaaacacataaaaaagtgttttacctaaaacgcaatgcaccaaaaacacaaagaaatgacttatttgtaaaacgcaatggccagaatacacttaaaatgtctgttttctaaaacgcaatggaatgaaaacacataaaaagtgttttacctaaaacgcaatgcaccaaaaacacaaagaaatgtcttatatgtaaaacgcaatggccagaaaacacttaaaaatgactcattctaaaacgcaatggactgaaaacacctaaaaatgtgttttacctaaaacgcaatgactaaaaacacttaaaaatgtgttttttttctaaaacgcaatagtcagaaaccacataaaactctcttatttctaaaacgcaatggacacataaaactgtctgtcactgtgaactgtctgaattgtctacgaattactgtcttcgaaatgagccaatttctggaaaattaaaacgcagctcaaccccagccagcgGCTCTGCCCCTtagaccccgccaggggctgccgcccctgggaccctgcta
Above is a window of Helianthus annuus cultivar XRQ/B chromosome 14, HanXRQr2.0-SUNRISE, whole genome shotgun sequence DNA encoding:
- the LOC110909012 gene encoding purple acid phosphatase 5 — encoded protein: MWCLVTLLSFLLLNGVSEAGRTSSYVREALPSLEIPKEDFPPPSGYNAPEQVHITQGDYIGRSMIVSWVTPLEDQPKFVTYWEANEKKSVETNGGIKRNRAHAITTTYRYYNYSSAYIHHATIKRLKYNTKYIYELGNGNGTRKFWFTTPPEVGPDVPYTFGIIGDLGQTQASNQTLEHYLACGKGQTMLFLGDFSYADVHPFHDNEKWDTFGRFIEKSSAYEPWIYVPGNHELDLAPEIGEHTLFKPYKHRYHVPFRASGSTSPLWYSIKRASTHIIVLSSYSAFSIYTPQYRWLKDELPKVNRTETPWLIVLMHSPMYNSNNYHFMEGETMRVVFEPWFVKYKVDLVFAGHVHSYERSERVSNIQYNITEGISSPVKDPSAPVYLTVGDGGNIEGIADSFIEHQPSYSAFREASFGHALLQIKNRTHAFYSWHRNQDNVPIAGDSIWFYNRYWFPKEETSSNA
- the LOC110909011 gene encoding uncharacterized protein LOC110909011, whose translation is MRKRDLAILMLAAFAIFFSLQHEGDFSFKEAWYHLSDEYPIKYEGERLPPPIVSDLNGDGKKEVLVATHDAKIQVLEPHTRRVDEGFSEARVLAEVSLLPDKIRVASGRRAVAMATGVVDRTFKRGQVQKQVLVVVTSGWSIMCFDHNLKKLWETNVQEDFPHNAHHREISISVSNYTLKHGDAGLVIVGGRMEMQPHMHLDPFEEIKMAEESADQHRRSASEKESADASSAVDLRHFAFYAFAGRTGTLRWSRKNENIEATSSDESPLIPQHNYKLDVHALDRRQPGEFECREFRESILGTMPHHWDRREDTMLKLAHFRRHKRKSVKRTPGKTSNYPFHKPEENHPPGKDSTKKISNLIGKAANFANSAKTKKASPYVPTITNYTQLWWVPNVVVAHAKEGIEVLHLASGRTLCKLHLQEGGLHADINGDGVLDHVQAVGGNGAEQTVVSGSMEVLKPCWAVATSGVPVREQLFNVSICHRSHFNFIPHGEYSRTFGRAVDVSSLEVATPILIPTNDGHKHRKGSHGDIVFLTNRGEVTAYSPGLHGHEAVWQWQLLTGATWSNLPSPAGMMDAGYVIPSLKPFNLRMHDNQHLILAAGDQEAVVISAGGSQLTSIDLPAPPTHALVDADFSNDGLTDLIVVTSNGVYGFVQTRQPGALFFSTLVGCLIVVMGVFFVTQHLNSMKGKPRAPSGHI